One Sphingobium sp. Z007 genomic region harbors:
- a CDS encoding shikimate dehydrogenase: MTQSRSVPRYLTGLIGRDIQASITPRLHESEADAQGVRLIYRLFDFAADDMDESDLPGLLNALQRAGFAGVNVTHPYKQAVIAHLDDLSPQAAQIGSVNTVVFRDGRRIGYNTDVTGFAENLRTGLPQDAAMTRVVQMGAGGAGAATAHALMDLGVAQLTLFDSDATRAATLCNALCAVHGAGRAIVGDDLAASVAQADGIVNATPMGMAVHPGSAIPRDLLEPRLWVTDIVYFPLETQLLREARAAGCTTLDGSGMTIFQAVGAFHHFTGRTADPARMGVNFRAALES, from the coding sequence TTGACCCAATCCCGCTCCGTCCCGCGCTATCTTACCGGCCTGATCGGCCGCGACATCCAGGCGTCGATTACCCCGCGCCTGCACGAAAGCGAAGCGGATGCGCAGGGCGTCCGCCTCATCTACCGCCTGTTCGATTTCGCGGCCGACGATATGGACGAAAGCGACCTGCCGGGCCTGCTCAATGCGCTGCAACGCGCCGGTTTTGCCGGCGTCAACGTCACCCACCCTTATAAGCAGGCGGTCATCGCCCATCTTGACGATCTGTCCCCGCAAGCCGCGCAGATCGGTTCGGTCAACACCGTCGTCTTCCGCGATGGCCGCCGCATCGGCTACAATACCGACGTCACCGGCTTTGCCGAAAATCTCCGCACCGGCCTGCCGCAGGACGCCGCCATGACCCGCGTCGTCCAAATGGGCGCCGGCGGGGCAGGGGCCGCCACCGCCCATGCGCTGATGGACCTGGGCGTGGCGCAGCTTACCTTGTTCGATTCCGATGCGACGCGCGCCGCGACGCTCTGCAACGCGCTATGCGCCGTGCATGGCGCTGGCCGCGCGATCGTGGGCGACGATCTCGCCGCATCGGTCGCCCAGGCCGACGGCATCGTCAACGCTACGCCCATGGGCATGGCCGTGCATCCCGGCTCGGCGATCCCGCGCGACCTGCTCGAACCCCGGCTGTGGGTCACCGACATCGTCTATTTCCCGCTCGAAACCCAGCTGTTGCGCGAGGCCCGGGCGGCAGGTTGCACCACCCTCGACGGCAGCGGCATGACCATCTTCCAGGCCGTCGGCGCGTTCCATCATTTCACGGGTCGCACCGCCGATCCGGCGCGCATGGGCGTCAATTTCCGCGCTGCACTAGAAAGCTGA
- a CDS encoding MucR family transcriptional regulator, with translation MADTEQPDYTSLTVQLLSAYVANNTVSSEDLAGLIQSTRAALIAETAPEPVETVEHVPAVSVRKSIASREHILSLIDGRPYKTLKRHLATHGLTPAEYRERYGLPASYPMVAQAYSEQRREVAQKLGLGQRGTQARAAAAAAAEAPPVAPAPKPEAAAPKPKVSRKTPTGAAAPKRKVAPKPASDPAEADAQAEAAPKPAAKRPGRKPKAATAATAAPTPTVDTAVASEPVKAKSPAKTPRKKLGIKAAKTGTADATS, from the coding sequence ATGGCCGATACCGAACAGCCCGATTATACGAGCCTGACCGTCCAGTTATTAAGCGCTTATGTCGCCAACAACACAGTCTCCAGCGAAGACTTGGCCGGGTTGATCCAGTCGACGCGGGCCGCGTTGATCGCTGAGACTGCGCCTGAGCCAGTCGAAACGGTCGAGCATGTGCCGGCGGTGAGCGTGCGCAAGAGCATCGCGTCGCGTGAGCATATATTGAGCCTGATCGACGGGCGGCCGTACAAGACGCTGAAACGGCACTTGGCCACGCACGGCCTGACCCCGGCCGAGTATCGCGAACGCTATGGATTGCCCGCGTCCTATCCGATGGTGGCGCAGGCCTATTCCGAACAGCGCCGGGAAGTGGCGCAGAAGCTGGGATTGGGCCAGCGTGGGACGCAGGCGCGCGCCGCAGCGGCGGCCGCGGCGGAAGCGCCGCCGGTTGCGCCAGCGCCGAAGCCTGAAGCGGCTGCGCCGAAACCTAAAGTGAGCCGCAAGACGCCGACCGGTGCTGCGGCCCCCAAGCGGAAGGTTGCGCCCAAGCCCGCCAGCGATCCGGCCGAGGCGGACGCGCAGGCGGAGGCGGCGCCAAAGCCCGCGGCTAAGAGGCCCGGTCGCAAGCCCAAGGCGGCGACGGCGGCGACGGCGGCGCCCACTCCCACGGTCGACACGGCTGTGGCGTCTGAACCTGTCAAGGCAAAAAGCCCGGCCAAGACGCCGCGCAAGAAGCTGGGCATCAAGGCGGCCAAGACCGGGACGGCCGACGCGACTTCCTGA
- a CDS encoding TonB-dependent receptor domain-containing protein, with translation MKSGFNTQLRLGGSLAAMALAACISPLWAQDQAAPAEEAATALAPPAADASAQQNADIVVTGSLIARPNNVAVSPIVTVSDELVQQSGQITLEDSLNQLPGFTPSGNAGTGGQGAGGRATLNLRGLGSNRNLVLLDGRRLPLSDINGNVDINILPESIIGSVDVITGGASAIYGSDAMSGVVNFKTDKYFDGIRGDIQNGDSFRGDYGKFNASLALGTKFADDRGRLMLALSYGQRDPLSGSQRDFFSDKVPSSFIGTGAFVPDALNLPNRAVLNGLFASYGVTTPVNPTLNLGFNNDGSLFAQTGAINYKGPTTGAYAVVGGNVRMPVGPQLQILNAFERKSAFAKGEYDLTESLTAYGQFLYVDSTVTTESGGSLTQFAPFTTIPVTNPFIPTDLSTLLASRANPAAPFRWSARYVGIGDKGWDENYRVQQYLGGLKGTIGGSWKFDAFAAYDETVHTQSMFNAVLKSRVQTLLNAPDGGASLCAGGFNPFGIANATSLSRECQQYMTATINSRERLTQTQVQGQVNGPLFNLPAGPVQLALLAGYRKNTYKYDPSSDLVTNNVEGVVGSNPARGEISVKEFAAQIDVPLLSETPFFHELGVGAAFRYSDYKPSGSVKSYEFDARWQPVQSLLIRGSYQRAVRAPNIGELFSPVTGSQLAIGTPPLAIGDPCDVRSPARTGANGAQVRDLCLAQGIPAAAIDAYQFATTATGGNIQGNSALTPEKANTFNVGFVYNPKFSSPWLSGFSFSVDYYNIKIRNVISTINGLTVLAKCYNLDGSNSSYASSNEFCQLVERDPTGQLVAIAQPYLNLGALDTDGVDVQVNWSLRLSEAGIGDGSGKIYASSAIGWLNHYKVQTLPGSASQDFVGTSTPGRPLPKWKALTTLGYSSDVFGIGLRWRYQGKLRDISAITSPATEQVGVKPYNLFDVFSTVDINDNLQLRGGVTNLFDKAIPFVASSQNGTDAGTYDMVGRSFYVGAKFKF, from the coding sequence ATGAAGTCAGGTTTCAACACGCAGCTTCGCCTCGGCGGATCGCTCGCCGCCATGGCGCTTGCCGCCTGCATATCGCCGCTCTGGGCGCAGGATCAGGCCGCCCCGGCGGAGGAAGCCGCCACCGCGCTGGCCCCGCCCGCCGCCGATGCTTCGGCGCAGCAGAATGCCGACATCGTCGTCACCGGCTCGCTGATCGCCCGGCCGAACAATGTCGCGGTCAGCCCGATCGTCACCGTCTCGGATGAACTGGTCCAGCAAAGCGGCCAGATCACGCTGGAAGATTCGCTGAACCAACTGCCCGGCTTCACCCCGTCTGGCAATGCCGGCACCGGCGGGCAGGGGGCTGGCGGCCGCGCTACGCTCAACCTGCGTGGCCTGGGTTCCAACCGCAACCTCGTCCTGCTCGACGGCCGCCGCCTGCCGTTGTCGGACATTAACGGCAATGTCGATATCAACATCCTGCCGGAATCGATCATCGGCTCGGTGGACGTCATCACTGGCGGTGCGTCGGCCATTTACGGGTCGGACGCCATGTCCGGCGTCGTCAATTTCAAGACCGACAAATATTTTGATGGCATCCGCGGCGATATCCAGAACGGCGACAGCTTCCGCGGCGACTATGGCAAGTTCAACGCGTCGCTGGCGCTCGGCACCAAATTTGCCGACGACCGTGGTCGCCTGATGCTGGCCTTGAGCTATGGCCAGCGCGATCCGCTGTCCGGCTCGCAGCGCGACTTTTTCTCCGACAAAGTGCCCTCCTCCTTCATCGGCACCGGCGCTTTCGTGCCCGATGCGTTGAACCTGCCCAATCGGGCGGTGCTCAATGGCCTCTTCGCCAGCTATGGCGTCACCACGCCGGTCAACCCGACGCTGAACCTGGGCTTCAACAATGACGGCTCGCTGTTCGCGCAGACGGGCGCGATCAATTATAAAGGGCCAACGACCGGCGCCTATGCCGTGGTTGGCGGCAATGTGCGTATGCCCGTCGGCCCGCAGTTGCAGATTCTCAACGCCTTCGAACGCAAATCCGCCTTCGCCAAGGGCGAATATGACCTGACGGAATCGCTGACCGCCTATGGCCAGTTCCTCTATGTCGACTCCACCGTCACCACCGAAAGCGGCGGCAGCCTGACGCAGTTCGCGCCCTTCACCACCATTCCGGTCACCAATCCCTTCATCCCCACCGACCTGTCCACCCTGCTGGCCTCGCGCGCCAATCCCGCCGCGCCCTTCCGCTGGAGCGCCCGCTATGTCGGCATCGGCGACAAGGGCTGGGACGAAAACTACCGCGTCCAGCAATATCTGGGCGGGCTGAAGGGCACGATCGGCGGATCGTGGAAGTTCGACGCCTTCGCCGCTTATGACGAAACCGTCCACACCCAGTCGATGTTCAACGCGGTACTCAAGTCGCGGGTCCAGACCCTCCTAAACGCCCCCGATGGCGGCGCGTCGCTCTGCGCAGGCGGCTTCAACCCCTTCGGCATCGCCAATGCGACCAGCCTGTCGCGCGAATGTCAGCAATATATGACCGCGACGATCAACAGCCGCGAACGACTGACCCAGACGCAGGTCCAGGGCCAGGTCAACGGCCCGCTGTTCAACCTGCCCGCCGGCCCTGTCCAGCTGGCGCTGCTTGCTGGCTATCGCAAGAACACCTATAAATATGATCCCAGCTCCGACCTGGTGACCAACAATGTCGAGGGCGTCGTCGGCTCAAACCCGGCCCGCGGCGAGATCAGCGTCAAGGAGTTCGCGGCGCAGATCGACGTGCCGCTCCTGTCCGAAACCCCCTTCTTCCACGAACTGGGCGTCGGCGCGGCCTTTCGCTATTCTGACTATAAGCCCAGCGGTAGCGTCAAAAGCTATGAATTTGATGCCCGCTGGCAACCCGTCCAGTCGCTGCTGATCCGCGGCAGCTATCAGCGGGCTGTCCGTGCGCCCAATATCGGCGAACTCTTCTCGCCCGTCACCGGGTCTCAGCTTGCCATCGGCACCCCGCCGCTGGCGATCGGCGATCCCTGCGACGTTCGATCGCCCGCCCGCACCGGCGCCAATGGCGCGCAAGTCCGCGATCTCTGCCTGGCGCAGGGCATCCCGGCCGCGGCGATCGACGCCTATCAATTCGCCACCACCGCGACCGGCGGCAATATCCAGGGCAACAGCGCTCTGACCCCTGAAAAGGCGAACACCTTCAACGTCGGCTTTGTCTATAACCCCAAATTCTCTTCGCCCTGGCTGTCGGGTTTCTCCTTCTCGGTCGATTACTACAACATAAAGATCCGCAACGTCATCTCGACCATCAATGGTCTGACAGTCCTCGCCAAATGCTATAATCTGGACGGATCGAACAGCAGCTATGCGAGCAGCAACGAATTCTGCCAACTGGTCGAACGTGACCCGACCGGCCAGCTCGTCGCTATCGCCCAGCCTTATCTGAACCTCGGCGCACTAGACACCGACGGCGTCGATGTGCAGGTCAACTGGTCGCTGCGCCTGTCGGAAGCCGGCATTGGCGACGGATCGGGCAAAATCTACGCCTCGTCCGCCATCGGCTGGCTGAACCATTATAAGGTTCAGACGCTGCCCGGTTCGGCGTCGCAGGATTTTGTCGGCACCAGCACGCCGGGCCGTCCGCTGCCCAAGTGGAAGGCGTTGACGACCCTTGGCTACAGTTCCGACGTGTTCGGCATCGGTCTGCGCTGGCGCTATCAGGGCAAGCTGCGCGACATCAGCGCCATCACCTCGCCCGCCACGGAACAGGTGGGGGTGAAGCCCTACAATCTGTTCGATGTCTTCTCGACCGTCGACATCAACGACAATCTGCAACTGCGCGGCGGCGTCACCAACCTGTTCGACAAGGCCATTCCCTTCGTCGCCAGTTCGCAGAACGGCACGGATGCCGGCACTTACGACATGGTCGGCCGCTCCTTCTATGTCGGCGCGAAGTTCAAATTCTGA
- a CDS encoding MFS transporter yields MARRMTAPANAAGLLRPTRARIGVLALISVATLLNYMDRAVMGVAAPSLTAELKISPEMMGFIFSAFSWTYAASQIPGGLLLDRLGTRITYAGSLILWSFFTLLHGLAGNVAMLFGFRLALGMAEAPCYPCNSRILSSWFPQDERARANSVYAVGQYAGLAFFAPVLFWVVGSFGWRALFLIAGALGMAFGLLMYARYRDPGESERVNAAELAYIKAGGGVAIAGKHEKIPFSWANVRKLMGKRQILGASIGQFCGNSTLVFFLTWFPTYLATERGMDWLKSGTFAVLPYIAASAGVLLGGQVSDMLIRRTGSANIGRKLPIVAGLLLASTIVAANFVQSNTLVIAIMSIAFFGQGMVNLGWTLISDVAPRQFIGLTGGVFNLCANLAGIVTPIVVGVIVGQTGSFYFALAFIGVLALVGAAAYIFIVGDVRRVEMD; encoded by the coding sequence ATGGCGCGCCGTATGACGGCGCCCGCAAACGCCGCCGGCCTGCTGCGCCCCACCCGCGCGCGCATCGGCGTGCTGGCGCTCATCAGCGTCGCCACCCTGCTCAACTATATGGACCGCGCCGTCATGGGCGTCGCCGCCCCCTCGCTGACCGCGGAACTGAAAATTTCACCGGAAATGATGGGCTTCATCTTCTCGGCCTTTTCCTGGACCTATGCCGCGTCGCAAATCCCCGGCGGGCTGCTGCTCGATCGGCTGGGCACGCGCATCACCTATGCCGGATCGCTGATCCTCTGGTCCTTCTTCACGTTGCTCCACGGCCTGGCCGGTAATGTGGCTATGTTGTTCGGCTTCCGTCTTGCGCTGGGCATGGCGGAGGCACCTTGCTACCCGTGCAACAGCCGCATCCTCAGCAGTTGGTTCCCGCAGGATGAGCGGGCGCGGGCCAATTCCGTCTATGCCGTGGGGCAATATGCCGGCCTCGCCTTCTTCGCGCCGGTGCTGTTCTGGGTGGTCGGCAGCTTCGGCTGGCGGGCCCTCTTCCTGATCGCCGGTGCGCTCGGCATGGCGTTCGGCCTGCTCATGTACGCCCGCTATCGCGATCCCGGCGAAAGCGAGCGCGTCAACGCCGCCGAACTGGCCTATATCAAGGCGGGCGGGGGCGTCGCCATCGCTGGCAAGCATGAAAAAATTCCCTTCTCCTGGGCCAATGTGCGCAAATTGATGGGCAAGCGCCAGATATTGGGCGCGTCGATCGGCCAGTTTTGCGGCAATTCCACCCTGGTCTTCTTCCTCACCTGGTTCCCGACCTATCTGGCGACCGAGCGCGGCATGGACTGGCTCAAATCCGGCACCTTCGCCGTGCTGCCCTATATCGCCGCCTCCGCCGGCGTCTTGCTGGGCGGGCAGGTGTCCGACATGCTGATCCGCCGCACCGGTTCCGCCAATATCGGGCGGAAACTGCCGATCGTCGCGGGCCTGCTGCTCGCCTCCACCATCGTCGCGGCCAATTTCGTGCAGAGCAACACTTTGGTCATCGCCATCATGTCGATCGCCTTTTTCGGCCAGGGCATGGTCAATCTGGGCTGGACCCTGATTTCGGACGTCGCCCCGCGCCAGTTCATCGGCCTGACCGGCGGCGTCTTCAATCTCTGCGCCAATCTGGCCGGCATCGTCACGCCGATCGTCGTCGGCGTGATCGTGGGGCAGACCGGCTCCTTCTATTTCGCGCTCGCCTTCATCGGCGTCCTCGCGCTGGTCGGGGCCGCCGCCTATATTTTTATCGTGGGGGATGTGCGCCGGGTGGAAATGGACTGA
- a CDS encoding bifunctional sugar phosphate isomerase/epimerase/4-hydroxyphenylpyruvate dioxygenase family protein has protein sequence MTLLFGIATVSLSGTLEEKLRAASAAGFDGVEIFENDLIASPLRPRDVRTMLDDLGLSCMLYQPFRDFEGMPGAMRQRAFDRAAAKFDLMGELGTRHILLCSNCSPHALGERNRIVADFQQLGELAASYDIIVGYEALAWGRHVFDHRDAWAIVEAVDHPHVGIILDSFHSLSRGIPSDSIRAIPGDKIAFVQLADAPKLDMDLLYWSRHFRNFPGQGGLPVEAYVAEILATGYTGPLSLEIFNDRFRGWSADLIAADGLRSLRHVEDAALRLLDRPTAAPAPPPHVRPEFVEFAVSDADVPALEAMFGSLGFIRTGIHPAKAVSRWQAGSVNLVINAEPHGFGHNFHQTHGPSICAVGLVVPDRDAVAARAAHLGIRTVDDQDAPGNLAFPALRGIGGSLVYLIGEGEANAMWDGEFAPTGAVHDDAPLAIDHLAAVVQIEEYLSWQLYWRSLFGLQQSFQADVIDPSGLVLSQPLQSADGALRVTLNASEALGTLSSRFVEHNLGGGYQHIALSTPDLLATADHMAGKGADILPIPPNYHDDIAARFGLDHQRVAALTEAHILYDADGSGEYLQLYSRAFRKRFFFEFVERDHYQGYGAPNASIRLAAQERYKSAANDVE, from the coding sequence ATGACCCTGCTATTCGGCATCGCCACCGTCTCGCTCAGCGGCACGCTGGAGGAAAAACTCCGCGCCGCGTCCGCCGCAGGCTTCGATGGCGTGGAGATTTTCGAAAACGACCTGATCGCCTCGCCGCTGCGCCCGCGCGACGTCCGCACGATGCTCGATGATCTTGGCCTGTCCTGCATGCTCTACCAGCCGTTCCGCGATTTCGAAGGGATGCCCGGCGCCATGCGCCAGCGCGCCTTCGACCGCGCAGCGGCAAAATTCGACTTGATGGGCGAGCTAGGCACGCGCCACATCCTGCTCTGCTCCAACTGCTCGCCCCATGCCCTGGGCGAACGCAACCGCATCGTCGCCGACTTCCAGCAACTGGGCGAACTCGCCGCCAGCTACGATATCATCGTTGGCTATGAAGCGCTCGCCTGGGGCCGCCATGTGTTCGACCATCGCGACGCCTGGGCGATCGTGGAGGCGGTCGATCATCCCCATGTCGGCATCATCCTCGACAGTTTCCATTCCTTGTCGCGGGGTATCCCCAGCGACAGCATCCGCGCCATCCCCGGCGATAAGATCGCGTTCGTCCAGCTCGCCGACGCCCCGAAACTGGACATGGACCTCCTCTATTGGAGCCGCCACTTCCGCAACTTCCCTGGCCAAGGGGGCCTGCCGGTCGAAGCCTATGTCGCCGAAATATTGGCGACCGGCTATACAGGCCCGCTCAGCCTCGAAATCTTCAACGACCGTTTCCGCGGCTGGTCCGCCGACCTGATCGCCGCCGACGGCCTGCGCTCGCTGCGCCATGTCGAGGATGCCGCGCTGCGCCTGCTCGATCGCCCGACCGCCGCGCCCGCGCCACCGCCCCATGTCCGGCCGGAATTTGTCGAATTTGCCGTCAGCGACGCGGACGTTCCGGCGCTCGAAGCGATGTTCGGCTCGCTCGGCTTCATCCGCACCGGCATCCACCCGGCCAAGGCGGTCAGCCGCTGGCAGGCCGGGTCGGTCAACCTCGTCATCAACGCCGAACCGCACGGCTTCGGCCATAATTTCCACCAGACCCACGGCCCGTCCATCTGCGCCGTCGGCCTGGTCGTGCCGGACCGCGATGCCGTCGCCGCCCGCGCAGCACATCTGGGCATCCGCACCGTCGATGACCAGGACGCACCCGGCAACCTCGCCTTCCCGGCACTGCGCGGCATCGGCGGCAGCCTCGTCTATCTGATCGGGGAAGGGGAGGCGAACGCCATGTGGGACGGCGAATTTGCCCCCACCGGCGCGGTCCATGACGACGCGCCGCTCGCCATCGATCATCTAGCCGCCGTCGTCCAGATCGAGGAATATCTATCCTGGCAACTCTATTGGCGCTCGCTCTTCGGCTTGCAGCAAAGTTTCCAGGCCGACGTCATCGACCCGTCCGGCCTCGTCCTCAGCCAACCGCTCCAGTCCGCCGACGGTGCCCTGCGCGTCACCCTCAACGCCTCCGAAGCACTCGGCACATTGTCGTCGCGTTTCGTCGAACATAATCTGGGCGGCGGCTATCAGCATATCGCCCTGTCCACGCCAGACCTGCTGGCAACCGCCGACCATATGGCGGGCAAGGGCGCCGACATCCTGCCGATCCCACCCAATTACCATGACGACATCGCCGCCCGCTTCGGTCTGGATCACCAGCGCGTTGCTGCCCTGACGGAGGCGCATATATTGTACGACGCCGACGGCTCCGGCGAATATTTACAACTCTACAGCCGCGCCTTCCGCAAGCGCTTCTTCTTCGAATTTGTCGAGCGCGACCATTATCAAGGCTATGGCGCGCCCAACGCCAGCATCCGCCTCGCCGCGCAGGAACGCTATAAAAGCGCTGCTAACGATGTGGAATAA